gtatttttcatgGTTCAGCATGAAATTACTCTGCCGTTGGTGATGCTTATAGTCATCGACCGCAAAGTATTTCATGCGTTTTTAGTGGTTAGGTTGGGTTTGATAATATACTTAAGCGTAATGGTTATAGTCAGttttaatgattataattaGAGGACAACTGGTGCGAGGTTTCGCTAATGACTGATCGAGGAATAAATTGTCAGcatcaattttgaaatccaCTCATCGTAGTTATCTCACTAGAATCGGACAAACTCTGTAACCACTTCTCAAAAAATTGCAGCAATTCTCTAACGACGCTCTGGGATAAGTGAACAGTACGTAAGCCGTTCCTGCACTTAACGGAGAACGGTTCTGGCTCATCGTTATACGTTGtacgcatatatataatatataccatTTGCGATTGTCAGTCAATTGCCGAGATGGGAAAAGCGTGGCCCGTTTCGTGAAATAAATCAACTCCTTAAAAATACACTGACGATCAGATTATCGTAACAAGACGAAGTCCCTTGGCCATTGTATGATAATGAACCAACTTAACGCTATCGCGATGTTAGCTCCCGTGATGCTTGTGCCTACCTGGAGTACCATGATACCGCAGAACACatacattatttatataaatttcgtTCATCTAGCTCGCCGCAATTCAAACCTAAAACCCCGGAGCTGTTTCTCAAATAACTAGTACTCCATGATTTATATGAATAgtccgaataaaaaaatttttgaaattagttttacttgtggttttaattttatatacatGAAAAACTCTGATGACTTCGATCCGAGGTTTTATATTTCTCTCTGAAACATTTCAACCTATCGATATATTATCATACAGTGTATACAGTACTACTTACTTATTACCAAGGTATGGAAACCATTCTGATTTGCCATAAGTTTCTGCATTTGCATtggaaatgatgaaaaaacaatGATGTGAAACAAACAGTAATCCCGACGATAATGATctttagaattttataaaaatttcagagaaaCTGGAACGTTTCGTATAAGCTTGTaagtttttatgaaaatgtgtattttttaagtaaaaaatctacaacaataatgatttaagaaaattaattcagcATGAAAACCcattcatgtttacaatttttgttcgaaataatacgaaacgtttcaatttctgtaaaaatttttagcagcagaatttttcacactctCAGGATATCCTCATTTCGACACTGTTTCTCTTGTTTCAGAAGCGCCGACCTCCACGGACATGGACTTTGAATCCAGCGGTGTCGTTCAGTATTATTCAGACATTAACCGGAAACTGACAGAATCGGTGAGCATGcgtgataaatatatttcacgaATTAGATGACAGCCTCACTATCAGAATGGCAAAAAGAACGAACAAAATATACCgataatgaatgaaaaaaaaaaaaaccatttcacCTACAATCTATTCATCGCATGCATTAGTTCCATGCAATTTGAAACTGTACGATTTTTtgcttatatattatatgagTTGGGTTGGGTTAAAATTGGGGTAATTGCCCTggtggaaataatttcgacgTCTAACTGCGCTTTCTTAGTTCTGGCATAGAATTTTTAGTAGGCtatcacaatttttcttaGATTATCGTCGTATTTGATAGATAATTGTAGAACAGCTCTCATTTACgcgatcattttttttgtatcgaatGTTAAAATGGATATAATGTCTTGTAGAATACCGTCAAGTTCTTGGTTtggaaaaataacaaatgttagtttgtttttttttgttttatcaaagACTCACCTAATTAGACAAGATGAGTTCAAAAATATACGACAGATTCTCTAAATCAAATTCTGCTAGGTAATTAACTTATCTGCCATAAGTCTTCCTTGTGAGAAGGATGCGACATCTAGCGGTGATTGAAAAGTTCATGGAGTTTGTAAAAAGCTCTacttttcaacgaaattccaAGAATAATACGATATGAAGAACTTGTGTTGTCCGGGTCCGAAGTCGTGATTAtcttttttagaaaattgtgaatttttgtaaaaacttgtagttttttctttttttttacaaagtttcATAAGCTTCTACGAAAAAAATCTCTGTCGTCGGTGTTGGAAATTTTAAACATCTCTCATAAATAATTgtagatttttacaatttttcatagaaattTATAAGTTTTTGTCGATCCGACAATTTCCTAcgattttcgaatatttcctataattttcaacaaagtgTACTTTATTGTAGTTTTGCGTGGAAGTTATTTGTACCAGGGtgagcattttttttacagtacgTAAACACGAATGTCCCGGATATCGAAGCCTTGAATAACACGCGTAAAGCTGACAAGGCCGTGATATTCTTCAACCGAGTACCAAAAGTCGGTTCCGAAACATTCGCTGAACTCCTCAGAAGACTCTCGACGTCGAACGAGTTCCACTTTACTCGAGACCTCCCTCAGAAATACGAGTTTGTTTTTCTCGCTAAGCAGGACGAGGTACTTACCTTAAATTGGCATTCGAGTTTGCTTTGTTCCTTGTTTTccagttttaaaaatttcaaacattcttCGTATCTCGATTACGTTATAATCGCCTCAATTTATTGGTACCTTTGAACTGTTACAAATGGCAAATTCGACAATGTGCTCACGGATGATTTGATTTGTGTTAAGTTTGAAGTTCTAGAGGACATTTTTCAcaagaattgaattttattgctgTAATTGTTGGTCGGATATTGGTACTGATCGATCAAATAACTTTTCAGTTCGAACTGGCGAAAAGTATCGCCAATATCCCTGAACCATCCGTCTTCATCAAGCACGTCTGTTTCACGAATTTCACCGAGTGAGTAATGGGAAAAAATGGGGGTCCATGTCATCTTCTGCTTGTCAAAttgtacactgagagaaatttttagttacggttaccgctcggtccttaactattttcacttcttaccacgatcgaaaaatatagctcgaggtacaaaatgaaaattagttttctagccgttaccaaaatgtctggtatccgttactgttctttctcgttacgatcgctgttgctatattttcttgcagccgttgcgaaaatttaatgcttgtgcaacgataaattgacgttgaagccttgtttaactaaaaaaattagagtaaacctcagaaactgattttgcgtcgcaattagcaaaaaaggatcgacgatagcgcaaaatggttacgcctacctcgtttttcgtaattccaacaatatacaaacagtttttttaacgatacctgttttaccgaatttttccagttactggaacaaatgaaattattctcagtgtacatagtttttgaaaacaCCAAAAGATTATAGATCATTTTCAGGACCgatattcgtataattttttttttatctgctgAGAAACAGTCGAATGTTAAGAGAAGGAAGGTTTGTCTCAAAGTCTGGGAATTGCaaacgataaaataattatacgacCTTTTTCGCTGATTGTCAGATggagtaaatttttctaaagaaaTTTGCGTCGGCACGTACTAAAAAAAGCAGAGTTCTTTCCATTCGAGCTGACaagttaaagaaaaaaactgctTTCCCGGCTTGTTTCTCCTGATTTTCTACGACCTCCTGTTAATCCCTCAATTTTTTCGCCGAGGATTTTTCCACCAACGAATCTGCCTCCTCTAGATTCAATTTGCCGGAACCAATTTACATGAACCTGGTTCGAGACCCGGTCGAGCGTATAATTTCCTGGTACTACTACATCAGGGCTCCGTGGTATTTACTTGCACGAAGGCAGATGTTTCCCGACCTGCCTTTGCCCGATCCGCAATGGCTGAAGAAGGACTTC
The Neodiprion fabricii isolate iyNeoFabr1 chromosome 5, iyNeoFabr1.1, whole genome shotgun sequence genome window above contains:
- the LOC124183235 gene encoding heparan sulfate 2-O-sulfotransferase pipe isoform X6, with the protein product MEVRRQPGDEEGFSANQLSSEAPTSTDMDFESSGVVQYYSDINRKLTESYVNTNVPDIEALNNTRKADKAVIFFNRVPKVGSETFAELLRRLSTSNEFHFTRDLPQKYEFVFLAKQDEFELAKSIANIPEPSVFIKHVCFTNFTEFNLPEPIYMNLVRDPVERIISWYYYIRAPWYLLARRQMFPDLPLPDPQWLKKDFESCVLEGDMECQYIQGDIANGISDHRRQTLFFCGHQQECLPFNTVGVLERAKMTVEKNYAVVGILEDLNTTLTVLEKYIPRFFQGALNMYWDQVNSFSNINRNPLKPATSEKVKDILRRNFTKEIEFYQFCQQRLYKQFRALRLTN